The genomic region GTGCAGGCTTTCGTAAGTCGCCAGCACCATGGGATAAAATGCCGACAGGCACACCACCAGCAACTTGGACGGATCGCCATTCCCCAGCCAGAGACTGAACAAGGGCACCAGCCCCATCAGGGGTACCTGGCGCAGCATATGGTACAGAGGCCCGATCAATATATCTGCCACGCGCCATAATGCCATCACCGCACCAACTCCGAAGCCGATCGAGCCGCCTATCAGCAGCCCGAGAAAAGCGCGCTGGAGACTGGCAGCAACACCTTGCTGCAATTCGCCTGTTGATATGATTTCGAGGAAGCCATGGTAGATCTGCGAGATAGAGGCGAATGCATAGGCATGTTCAGCACTCTGGCGTGACATCACTTCCCACACCAGCAGCAATGCAAGCGGAATCAGCCAGCCGCGGCTGCTTTGCAAAATTCGGTATCTGGATAAAGTTTGCGTTGTCATTTTGCTTCAACCTTGCGCCACGGAATCAGATTGGCCTCGCCCCACTTGAATAGGCGGTCAATGCCAAAACCGATGAGTCCGGTCAGCACCACGCCGACCATCACGATATCAATGCGGAAAATCTCGCGCCCCATCTGCATCATATGGCCGAGCCCGCTATCGGCTGCCAGCAGCTCGGCTGCTACCAGGATGGTCCATGAGCGCGCAAATGCGATGCGGAGCCCGGTCAGGACGGGAGGCAGGATTGCAGGCACCACCATCTTGGCATACAAGCTGCGGTTAGGCAGCTGATACGCCTGCGCCACCTCGAAATAATGTTTGGGTATGCCCTTGGTCGCTTCGTAGGACGCCAGCGCCACGGTGAAAAAGGCCGCCTTGGTCACGATGGCAATCTTGAACAGCTCCTCGATGCCGAACAACAGAATGAAGATCGGGATCAAGGCAATGCTCGGCACTTGGCGCAATGCCTGGAACAACGGGGAGAAGAAATCCTCCACCGTGCGCGACAATGCCATCAAGATACCGAACAACAGCCCTGAGCTGGCACCAATCAGGAAACCTATTCCCAAGCGTGACAGGCTCACTGACAAATGCGCCCATAATTCACCCGAACCCAGCAGTTCATGCAGGCTGGCAAGCACCTCCCATGGAGAAACCAGCAATTGGGGAGAGAAAATCTCCAGCTTGGTCACCCCTGCCCATAGCAAGAGGAACACAACCGGGGAGATGAATGCCGCCAGTCGCAACCTGCTGCGGCGACGAAACACCGGGTCGGCCTGGTTGATGCCAAGTGCGACCCTGATACCTATGCTCATGAATATAGCTCTTTCCCGCTAGATAATAGAAGCCGCTAAACCGCGGCTGACAAAACGCAGTGAACCCCTCCGCCAGGTGCTCTGCCGGGTAACCGTAGTAGCGCTCGGCAGAGCACCATGCAGGAGGTTGTTGTAACCGCTCTCGTTCTTATTCTGCCTGGGTCAGCACGGCTAGCTTGGTGATGCCGGCGCGCTCGATGGAGGCCATGACTTTGGCGACAACGCCGTAGTTCACGGCTTCGTCAGAGCTCAAGTGCAATGCCAGGTCGGGGTTGGCCGCATGACGCGACTTCAACTCGGATTCCAGTTGCGCCACCGGCACCTCTTGCTTGTCCACGAAGATCTTGCCTTCTGCATCCACGCTCACTGTCACCGGCTTTTTCGGCTCGGGTGGCTGCGTGGCTGCCGTCTTGGGCAGGTTCACTGTAATCGCATTGTTGAGTACCGGAATGGTGACGATGAACGCCACCAGGAGCACCAGCATCACATCCACCAAGGGGGTGATGTTGATTTCGCTCAATACGTCATCTGATTCACTACTGGTCGAGAAAGCCATTATGCAACCGCCTCATTTTTCAGGTTAACCACGGAAGAAGAACTTTCTTGCCTGGTTGAGCCAAGCTCGACGGGCTTGCTACCGGCAAAATTAGCCTTGCGGGAAAGTCGGATCAGATCGGCGGCAAAATCGTCGAGATCGCCGTTGATCAGTTTGAGCCTACGAGTGAAAAAATTGAATGCCAGCACAGCAGGTACCGCAACCGCAATCCCGAGACCCGTCGCTACCAGGGCTTCGCCGATCGGCCCGGCCACAACTTCCAGGCTGGCTGAGCCCAGCGCACCGATATTCGTCAGTGCATTCATGATCCCCCATACCGTGCCGAACAGGCCGACGAATGGCGAGGTGCTGCCAATACTGGCCAATACGGCAAGGCCGCTATCCAGGCTGCGGCGCTCCTTGAGAATTTGCTGGCGCAGGGAGCGCTCGAGCAGGTCCTGGCGATCGCCGGTATGCTCAAGGTCGTGGGAGGCATGGCTGTCTATATCGCGCAGGGTGTTGAAGCCGGCCTGTGCCACACGTGCCGCAGGACCGTCGACATCCTGGATCTCGGATGCGGCAATGATATTCGGCGCACTCCAGAATGCCTTCTTGTAACGCTTGGTCTGGCTGGCTGCCCGCCAGTGCTGGTAGCCCTTGACCAGCAACAGCGTCCATGTCACGACAGAAAAGGCAATCAGCGCATAGAGCACACCATCAACAATCAATGAATTGGATTCTGCAATATCAAACATCTTTAATGTTCCTTCAAATATTTACGTCAATTAAGGTTTATGAAGCCAGCTTGAACTCAATTGGCACGGTGGCCCAGCCATCTATCGGCGTATTGCCACGCTTGGAGGGTGCGAATTCCCAACCTTTCACGGCTTCTATCGCGGCCTCATCCAATGTCTTACGGCCGCTGGACTGCTTGATCTCCACGCTCTGCACCTTGCCGTTGGCCAACACTCGAACCCTCAGCACTACGGTACCCTGCCATCCCTGCCGTTGCGCGAAGGATGGATACTTTGGTGCAGGATTGTTCAAGTAGCCCGCATAGCCCATAGCCTCGGTCACTGGTTCCTCAGCGGGCTCAGGCGGCGGTGGTGGCGCGGGCGGCGCCGCCTCTACTGGCTCAGTGGTTCTTTCCGCCGTGGTGTTTTCCTGCACCACAATATCGTCCGGCTTGATATCAGGCTCGGCCTCCGGCGTTTTCAGCGCCGGTTGCGGTTTGGGTTGTGGCGGCGGCTGCTTCACCACTTTCTTGGGCGGTGGCGGCGGAGGTGGCGGCGGTGGCTTCACCTCAGGGGGCGGCTCGATCACCGGCTTGATGATCTCGATTTCCACCGGCCGCGGCTTGGGCACGATCGGCGTATGGTCAGCATTAATATAGAAGTAAGCCCCGGCCACATGCACAGCAATCACGATCAAGCCCAAGGCCAAGTAGTTTCGGCCGCCGCCCGGGGAGGCCAACTCTTGCTGAAGTTCTTTCTGGCGCAGGTAAAATGCCTGGTCGAGCCGTTTGCCTGCTTCGGCAATGCGCTTCGATGGCTCATCCTTTTTCTGCAGGAAGTCGCCGCTCTCAAGCAAGCCGCCAGCAGGCCTCAAGGCAGATGTAGACACGTATATCCTCCTTTTATGTCGTATTGCAATGTGCT from Methylobacillus flagellatus KT harbors:
- a CDS encoding MotA/TolQ/ExbB proton channel family protein is translated as MFDIAESNSLIVDGVLYALIAFSVVTWTLLLVKGYQHWRAASQTKRYKKAFWSAPNIIAASEIQDVDGPAARVAQAGFNTLRDIDSHASHDLEHTGDRQDLLERSLRQQILKERRSLDSGLAVLASIGSTSPFVGLFGTVWGIMNALTNIGALGSASLEVVAGPIGEALVATGLGIAVAVPAVLAFNFFTRRLKLINGDLDDFAADLIRLSRKANFAGSKPVELGSTRQESSSSVVNLKNEAVA
- a CDS encoding energy transducer TonB, with product MSTSALRPAGGLLESGDFLQKKDEPSKRIAEAGKRLDQAFYLRQKELQQELASPGGGRNYLALGLIVIAVHVAGAYFYINADHTPIVPKPRPVEIEIIKPVIEPPPEVKPPPPPPPPPPKKVVKQPPPQPKPQPALKTPEAEPDIKPDDIVVQENTTAERTTEPVEAAPPAPPPPPEPAEEPVTEAMGYAGYLNNPAPKYPSFAQRQGWQGTVVLRVRVLANGKVQSVEIKQSSGRKTLDEAAIEAVKGWEFAPSKRGNTPIDGWATVPIEFKLAS
- a CDS encoding ExbD/TolR family protein, producing MAFSTSSESDDVLSEINITPLVDVMLVLLVAFIVTIPVLNNAITVNLPKTAATQPPEPKKPVTVSVDAEGKIFVDKQEVPVAQLESELKSRHAANPDLALHLSSDEAVNYGVVAKVMASIERAGITKLAVLTQAE
- a CDS encoding ABC transporter permease yields the protein MSIGIRVALGINQADPVFRRRSRLRLAAFISPVVFLLLWAGVTKLEIFSPQLLVSPWEVLASLHELLGSGELWAHLSVSLSRLGIGFLIGASSGLLFGILMALSRTVEDFFSPLFQALRQVPSIALIPIFILLFGIEELFKIAIVTKAAFFTVALASYEATKGIPKHYFEVAQAYQLPNRSLYAKMVVPAILPPVLTGLRIAFARSWTILVAAELLAADSGLGHMMQMGREIFRIDIVMVGVVLTGLIGFGIDRLFKWGEANLIPWRKVEAK
- a CDS encoding ABC transporter permease, whose translation is MQSSRGWLIPLALLLVWEVMSRQSAEHAYAFASISQIYHGFLEIISTGELQQGVAASLQRAFLGLLIGGSIGFGVGAVMALWRVADILIGPLYHMLRQVPLMGLVPLFSLWLGNGDPSKLLVVCLSAFYPMVLATYESLHQVEEKYKEVGDVYKLGRSKTFFKILLPAALPSIFTGVSFALAFAWLATIGSEILFSAGAGLGNIMMNAQAASRMDILIILTALIGLLGYLMNLLIQQVGRYLFRWRNLR